Genomic segment of Cottoperca gobio chromosome 23, fCotGob3.1, whole genome shotgun sequence:
CCATGGTCTGATCGTAAGTCTGCGCCTCAGTCTCCTCCTCAGCATCTCTGAACTCGCTGAAGAAAGGCAACTCGAGCGCCTCTGAAGCGCTCACCCTCTGCACGGGGTCCAGGAGAAGCATCTTTTCCaagacacacactgctgtgttgCAGATACACATGTCACGGTCAGCATGACAGAGTTTTAGTTCACAAACTGCAGAACAAAGATTATGTATAGGCTATAGATACGAACCATTTGAGCTAGCTTTGGAGAAAACAGAGTGCAAGTCTTTTTTTGCCACTTTCGGAAGACTTCTGATGTAGTTTTTGGCCTGTTGAGAGAGGAAGTGGTGAGAAGGGACTTATTgtgtaaatatatcaacaatgAAAACTGTGTAAATCAAACTGATCACAGCCACTGTTCTCTCTAAGGTTTGAGGACGCGAACTACAAACTTTTTACAACCACCTTTCGACTTTACGGCCAGATTTTGCTTTGAGTGTGTCCGTAATGTACGCAATACTTACATCTTGGCTCTGTAGCTTCACGACAAAGTCAGCCGCTGGGGTCCCTGTAATCTTCATGATTTCTCTGAGCTGGTCCAGGTCTGGTAGCAGCTATGGTCAAGTATAATCTGTTGCATGGATTTTTTACCTTTCGAAAATGAGCTTTCTATCTCTTATGTTGCTGGTTATAGAATTATGATCAACATGTACAGAGAGGGAACACAggaaaatatgcatttaaagGGTAAATACACtttggtatttttcaacctggaccctATTTTATCTATGTTTATCTAAGTAgggaattgttttttaattgatcaATAACAAATTCTGCAATTCCACACCACCAATGTACTAGAAAAGTTGCTTGTTTTCAgactttttattataaatgtctgACAACATTGTGGAAAGTAtcctacagagaaataaaacgttttctttacctttcactTCTTacattcttgttgttgttgtttctaaCCAACTCAAAACGAAGTCTCATTCAGATTTCTCCTTGAGCTAGACTTGAGTACGagacaataacaaacagactgGATCAAGTAGAAGCGCTTCTGGCTGCAGTGTTCTTGTTCAATCCAGGACCAATTTTCAAAAGTTGTTGTCCTTATTAGTCACTAAGACACAGAATCATGGGAAAATACTGTAGGGTCCAGGTTACCCAAGTACCCAAGTAACCCTAAATGATGAGGTTTGACACAATCTGTGCAAGACAAAACGTTTAAGGATACGATCACTTCCTTTGAACAGCGGCTTTCCCATTAGCATCTCTGCCATAATACAACCTGCCGACCAAATATCAACTGCAACAGAGAGCAAAACTTCAGCTTCCTCATTGAATCCTTTTTTTCCTGCACTCCCGTTGACACAAAATGGGAGGAGAGTTTACCGGTTTGTGTGTAGTGCATCCAGTTGAGGATAACCTCAGGCGCTCGGTACCAGCGCGTCACCACGTAGCCAGTCATTTCAGCGTCTGCCTGCCTCGCCAAGCCAAAATCAAGAATCTGaagcagaaaaaaataaaaaagcaaaactgtAACATGAAAATGTGTAGGTATATGGGAAGCTCACATTAAAATGGCTTTATGTAAAGTGAGAGTACCTTTAGCTCACAGTCCGGGTTAATGGCTAAATTTCCAGGTTTAAGGTCCTGTGGGATACAGAAATGTGAGACAAAGGAGATCAAGAGAATAGATAATAGaatcattttataatgaaaTCCTTCAATTTTAATCAGATTAAACCAAGATGTGTGCTTCATGAGACACGCAAGGGTATATTAGAACTTTGGATCCCTAACTGGAAGGCTGCTGCAATAAAGTGCTGAATCCAGCCATTCAGTATGAACATGACAAATTCGGATTTTCCCAGATTAATCTGTACAATTTCTACTGGTACTAACATATTTTCATGGAATAAGCAGTGGGTAAAgtcaaaaagaaatgtgtgtctATCTTGGGACATTTCAATAAGAAACTTAAATAGATATATCGTATGATTCTGTCTTGAAAATACAAGCTCCCTGTGTGGGAATCAGGATGAATGTGACTGAATGTGAAAAAGAGCAACAGCCCCACCCCCATAGCTCATAGTCTGAAAGGTGAAAGTTCACTTACCCTGTGGATGATCCCTGCAGAGTGGATATACTGAGGAAGGAGTAGACATAGACAACATCAGCAACTTCAGCTCAACTTACTGGAACAAGTTTATATGAACTTTATAAATGACTTGtgcatagatacatacatacagagactCCTTTCATTTTAGTTAGGTGGGGGGGGAAACATGGTAtggcttctaacatggatgctAGTAAAGATAATGAGTAACGTGGATCTGTGTTGGTTCACCTTGAGTCCTTTCAGCATCTGATAGACGAGGAACTGCACTCTGTCCTCTGACAGTCTCTCCAGCTTCATTAGCTTGCCGAGGTCAGTGCCCATGAAAGGCATCACCAGGTAACTGtggacgagaggagaggagtggaatAACTTCAAGTGGAGCGACAACCCGATCTTACAGTCAGCACTCGGGAACGCACAGGAACTTACAAGTCACGCAAGCGGTCCAATGCGATCTCAGCAGTGAAAACATCCAGCAGCCCAATTACCTGATCAggtgaaataaaagcaaaaatgtaatctgattaaaataacatttactcaTGAATTTTAAAAATATCCCTTTTCCCTTTCAACCTATCTAATCCGCTTCCACattcccctcttcttctttttttcagagacttaaaaaatgcattgtGGGTTCTTACATTTTCATGCTTCATGTGTTTAAGGAGTCGCAACTCTCTGTATGCCCTTTTGGCAAAAAGCTTGGACTGGAAGGGCCGCTGAAGTTTCTTGATGGCCACCTGCGCCCCCATCCGGCGGTCCCATGCTGAACTGAAACAGACAGGTATACAGGTAAATTATGAAGTTCAAAAGAAAGCCTCTGAACAGGCAAAATTTCGACCCTTAAAAACTTGTTGCGTCCAAATTCCATCCCTATAGACGTTTTTTCACGGCAGACATTTGAACCTGTCAAGTGTAATTAATAGCATCTAAATGGAACAGTGCCTCATTAATggtattaattacacctgtgcctTTCTTGCTTCgcaaatgtctgctgtgaagaaaaaaaaagatctgttgGTGATTGGAGACAATGCAGTGGTGCTTTCTATACACTTAAAGTAGGGTCTTTGACTTCTTCCAACAATGAGagtgaagagggggggggggttctttgTTTACACTCATCCATACAACACAATGCAAAGAGAGGCCCCGCAGAGCCAGCTGTGGAGAGACTGCTGACCACAATATCCCACACAGGAGTAGCCTACTGCAGCAATATTATagaatactcaagtacaattaAAAATACTGAGGTACAAATCTACTTTTAGTAAAAATAAGGTAAAGAGAGATCATTAAATTATCTAGACAGGGTTATTTACTTtgggtttgttgtttgtttctcgCGCATTGGGAACATGATCGGTATCTGTACAATACTTCAATTATTACCGGTATTACCTATAGGTACCAAAcgcaaaataaaatactgaaaatACAAGAGGTTGAGAATGCATGTGGTAAATAAATATGGCATAAATCCGGTCTCCAAATCAGCTAACACCAAAAATTCAATCAGTACTTCCTTGAGCTGTGAAGTAATTAAACTTACCACACAGTTCCATAGGCTCCTGTTCCGACCTGTTTCAAGTCCCGGTACCTCTCCGGAACCTCCCACCCGGTTCTGTTTACCTCCTGCCGGTAGTATCCCGTCCTCGCCCGCACAGCCATAACCTCCCAACTAGACAAGGCTGAGGTCAGGATGTGAGTCCGCTCCGTCGTCTCATGTGAACAAACTGAgatgtttttgtaattgtttttaagcCCCAAAGACGCGCAGTCCGTCCCGTAGTGAAGATTTTAGTGGAGCGCAAATTCCTCCAGATGAACCAGCGGACCAGTTAAGCGCTTTGCAAGGGTCCCCAGTTACACCcccaacacgcacacacacacacacacacacacacacacacacacacacacacacacacacacacacacacactcacaaacagacacacacattgttagTCATGGCTCCTGGTCGCCCAGGGCAGTCTATGGGTGTGTCTACAATGTGGGGAAAATAAGCCACAAAACATCTGCCCACCCTAAGGTTATACCCCTATAATACTCCTTCAATGGCTCTGTAATGTTTATGTAGTATTCCTGCATAGTAGACAAACTAGCCTGTAACTTTGCTTTAATGATCACCAGGAgtggaaagtaaaaaaaaaaagtaagctTACTTTTTGGGGCTTTTCCCCTTTATTACTTAGTTCAGTGCGAGATAGACAGGAATTTGGGAGTAAGCGGGGACGACAATCTACAAAGGGGCGCTTGTTTGATTCGAACCTGTTGCCGCTGCGGTAAAGACTCAGTAGGCATACATACAATATAGTTTAAACAAAGTACATCGGCTGGCCACTTTATCAGGGCCGgctgtatatattttacttcaCTATATTTATTTACCAGCTTTAGTTACTTGCTATTTTTTGActactttttaattttattattattaatacacacTATAAATCAACATGTTATGTGTTTTATAAAGGATTATGCTACCTGGTAGTATTTACCCCAACCtttaacagctgcaacattaatgaTTTACAagattaattatatattaatactttgataattataatccaatggACTATTCTGGctataatgagtacttttactttaggtactttaagtatattttgatgctaatacttatGTGCTTTTACGATGTTTTTGAATGAAGGACCAATTTTTTCTACAtggtggtattgctacttttactttagtaaaagtacttattcaACCTCTTTTACTTATAGAGGCCTTATGTAGTTTTGAACAAACTGAGAATACTTTTACAGTTACAGTGAGTAAATTGGAAAAGTTTAGTTTGGATTAGTGTATTTCTATAGTGTCTATGTTATTTAGTAATCTATTTATATCAACATCCACTCTTCTAGGAAGGCTTATCTACACGTTTTTGTAACCTGACTGACCGTTATGGCCTGGTTCGCAGTTGGCGTTCCAATTCATCCTATAGGGCAGTCAAGTTCGAGCAACAGGAAAGGGCTTTTCCCAAAGTGTTGCCACAAAGGTGGAAACTCAAAAtgcacacaacaaaaaaaatgaatgttgCAGAGAATAAGAGAAGAAAATGACTGACAAACATAATCTTAACAGAACTGATGGTGTTTATTCGCTTGAAGCCAACACTTGCCAAGTGTCACCTGTTGATGAATGAGAAAATCATCTGAATCATTTGTAAAACTGACCGTTGACATTCAGTTTAATGATTTGAAAGTCATGGCTACCGTTGAATCACATTCCACCGTGTATTCAAAAAACACTTCTACCTTgtaacatacatacagtatacgtAATACATTCGATTTGCAGCTTGCTATTCAAAACCAccacaaatacaacatccacaTAAGCACATAACACTCCttgactgagacagacagtttGGATTCATTTGCACtgtaaattcaacattttgcaTTCGGTATTAATGGACAACTTGCACAAAAGGCTACATGTAGCGCTCCATTGTGAACCATTAGGCCAACAGGGGGAAAATAGTTAAGAGGaggtttcctttcttgtgtTTGTCAAAAATGATTGATAAATCGATGGTTTGGTTGTACTAATGTTTCTTTGAGGCAGAAATAATGTCCTTGGTTTGGTTAAACTTGAGTGGGACACGCCACAGAACCCCAACTTGCATGAAGGAACACACCAAACtatacattaaaatacagttGAATTTAACCTAGCTAACCTAGCTAGCTAAATTGTCTTCTTATTCCATTGTTCATCTCATATGAAAATTGAGCAAATTAGTTTTAGTGCTAACCATGTGTATACTCCAAACTGTAGGTATACTAGTACTTCAAACTGTAGGTAGGCTATACtagtacattagtattataCCCTAGCTAACTAAGTTAAAGTCAAAACTAGCTTAAGTAGCTCTGTGGCTAACCTAAATAGCTACTGGTTCTGCTACTTTACAGCATTATAAGGTCAGGTTAGGTAACCAGGAAActtatattgtttgttgttataCTGCTTTACACCTGCCATTAGTATCCAATTTGTATCCAGATAGTATCCAGATTAAGTGTAAGAATGTATTTGATGCATCTCAGATAAACTGGAtttatgtgtgtgcttctgATTTATAAGCCTTTTATCTACCATCGCATGAACCCTCCActttacaaaaatgtgttttatttttttataaatgcaaaACTTTGCGTGATAATACAAGTTGAGGTATAGCCCATTAAAATTATCAGATAGTTATCAGATTACCCTAGATTCATTACATGCGCTGTACTTTTTCATTGACTACCAGAGTAGTAGATTTCATAACATCCGGGTTGTCCTCTTAtaccttttgacattttcactGACCTTCAGAATTAAGATGGAAAGCCTGTTGTTTGCTGGCTCTGCACACTGTGGTTTAATACAAGCAGATTATTTCTACCTCAGCAAAAAAAATTGTAGAACTAAAACTCCAGTCTGATGCAAGATGAATGACACACTGACAGTGAGGAAGTCAGCCATTTGTTGAAATATTCTGCATATGCATTGAGCTCATGCTGCTTATGCATTGTTTCCTGTAAAGGGCGTTCTTGAACTGTAATGTTACCGAAATTCCCACAATCGAGGTAAAGAACATCCCCCgtgcttttttatatttatactgtgGTCACTAATGAATCTTTACACACTGTATTGTTTTCAATATAACGCCCAAGCATAATGAAAACTAAAAAGAAGATGAGGATATATGAAAGATCACTCATGAGCAAGCAACCAAATATGGATGTTTTATGGGAATCATCAGTCTGGAATGTTTGACCGATAATTATTCACATGAAGCTTGGCAATCTATAATTATCCGGCACAAAATGCCCGTAATCTTAATTATTGTAAACACAAACCGGGGCTGTAAAAGACACTGCAGACAATTATGGAAACCTGATGGAGCACTGCCAAAGCCAACAAGtgatcagaaatcagaaatcagCCATCAGCGGAAACTGTATATGTGAAGCGAGGTCGCACTGTAAACACAGACCTACAACACCGTCATTCTGCTCCAGCTTTGGCATATATTTATTACCTTGCTAATTAATAGCACAGTTGGTGTTTACTACTCTGTAAGCAGGAGAGGATGACTCTCATCTGAGAAATAACAGtactttttgtttccttttgtattattgatttcttttacTGCATGGAAATTATAAAGATAAAACAGGTTGGTCACATTTTCTGGTAATGCCTCTCTCTGACCCTCAGGCTGCTTTTATAGCAATATGGCAGATGCAATAAGCAGCTTTAATGGTTATATAATACAAAACCAGtaatattctgtaataataaaatgcacaaaaatCATGCAGTAGTATGCAGGCTAAATGCAAAGTTGCTCTGTGACATGACGTGGCATTGCTGcaagtttttaaatgtgaattccATATATGAAGTACTGACTGCTTATGGCATTTGTCATTATGAGGGACCAGGCGGCATTCTGTAGTTGCTTTGG
This window contains:
- the mapk12b gene encoding mitogen-activated protein kinase 12b is translated as MAVRARTGYYRQEVNRTGWEVPERYRDLKQVGTGAYGTVCSAWDRRMGAQVAIKKLQRPFQSKLFAKRAYRELRLLKHMKHENVIGLLDVFTAEIALDRLRDFYLVMPFMGTDLGKLMKLERLSEDRVQFLVYQMLKGLKYIHSAGIIHRDLKPGNLAINPDCELKILDFGLARQADAEMTGYVVTRWYRAPEVILNWMHYTQTVDIWSAGCIMAEMLMGKPLFKGSDHLDQLREIMKITGTPAADFVVKLQSQDAKNYIRSLPKVAKKDLHSVFSKASSNAVCVLEKMLLLDPVQRVSASEALELPFFSEFRDAEEETEAQTYDQTMDNTDLPLDQWKRHTFTEILTFRPPRDSRETSL